A genomic segment from Idiomarina piscisalsi encodes:
- the zipA gene encoding cell division protein ZipA, whose translation MGNLQLTLGILGVLAIAGIIAHGLWKIRKGNQQQRQQEQRVAEKRQKQSGGFDDDGIGEVRVVRQAPSETPDTADSVSADDEDTSVRDSIAEPNRSKREEKLQEKVQEKPSQPLSAAEQMAMDLEVNDEIDSPLPSMRVEKNEEVEQTELSLEPSEKETPQDSDASNEPAESETQPGLDVGEPEEVIALHVKGSVQGALLLQMMTELGCKFGDLGIFHRYENTAGTGELIFSVANMFNPGTFDLDNLENFETEGVAFFMTLPMKFDGQQAFNMMLNAAKKLATEIPQGQVLDGQRQLLTRQSIHEARQTIREFERQHSA comes from the coding sequence ATGGGCAATTTACAACTGACGCTCGGAATTTTAGGGGTACTGGCCATTGCCGGTATTATCGCGCACGGACTATGGAAAATTCGTAAAGGGAACCAGCAGCAACGTCAACAAGAACAGCGTGTTGCTGAAAAGCGCCAGAAACAAAGCGGTGGTTTTGACGACGATGGCATAGGTGAAGTTAGGGTGGTTCGTCAGGCGCCCTCTGAAACGCCGGACACTGCGGACTCGGTTTCAGCTGACGATGAAGACACGAGTGTCAGAGATTCTATTGCTGAGCCGAATAGGTCAAAGCGCGAAGAAAAGCTTCAAGAAAAAGTTCAGGAGAAACCGAGTCAGCCTCTTTCTGCGGCCGAGCAAATGGCGATGGATTTGGAAGTTAATGACGAAATAGACTCGCCGTTGCCCTCTATGCGGGTGGAGAAAAACGAAGAAGTTGAGCAAACGGAATTGTCGCTAGAACCTTCAGAAAAAGAGACACCTCAAGACTCAGACGCGTCAAATGAACCAGCAGAGTCAGAAACGCAACCTGGTTTAGACGTCGGTGAGCCTGAAGAAGTAATAGCGCTGCATGTAAAAGGCTCTGTCCAAGGCGCATTGCTGCTGCAAATGATGACCGAACTGGGCTGTAAGTTTGGCGATTTAGGTATCTTTCACCGTTATGAAAATACGGCAGGTACGGGCGAGTTAATCTTTAGTGTTGCCAATATGTTTAACCCAGGAACCTTTGACTTGGACAACCTGGAAAACTTTGAAACAGAAGGCGTTGCGTTTTTCATGACCTTGCCGATGAAGTTTGACGGCCAACAAGCCTTTAACATGATGCTTAACGCCGCCAAAAAGCTGGCGACTGAAATACCTCAGGGGCAGGTTTTAGATGGTCAGCGACAACTGTTAACCCGTCAGTCGATTCACGAAGCGCGACAAACTATCCGTGAGTTTGAACGTCAACATTCAGCATAG
- the ligA gene encoding NAD-dependent DNA ligase LigA — protein MSQSTAQRMQELEQLLNRYNKEYYENDEPSVPDAEYDKLFRELQELEKQNPDLKSKTSPTAKVGGKPLAKFNTVKHEVPMLSLDNAFSAEEFAAFSKRIGQKLDEVTKVTFCCEPKLDGAAVSLLYESGILVRGATRGDGESGEDITENVKTIRNIPLKLKGDVPDRLEVRGEVVMPIGAFDRFNDKARQQGEKVFANPRNAAAGSLRQLDSRITAKRPLHFYAYSLGLVSEHTVLPDSHYERLQQLAEWGLPVNSEIERVDSVEGCDSYYEKILERRDSLNYDIDGVVFKIDTIALQETLGFVARAPRWAIARKFPAQEQLTIITGVDFQVGRTGAITPVARLKPVSVGGVTVSNATLHNADEIERLGVQIGDTVSIRRAGDVIPQVVSVLKDKRPMDAQDIIFPTHCPVCDSDVERIEGEAVARCSGGLYCAAQRKEAIKHFASRKAMDIDGLGDKLVDVLVEKGWIKSPADLYRLSKAELATLPRMATKSAENLKSAIAATRETTLARFLYALGIREVGEATAKALARHFKTFEAIQSASSEQLQEVPDVGTVVAEHIVRFFREPHNENVVKELREFIHWPEGEDAGDIQSDRLAGNTYVITGTLSTMTRDEAKQALEALGAKVSGSVSKKTTALIAGESAGSKLTKAQSLGLSILSEDELKELLKS, from the coding sequence ATGAGTCAATCTACTGCCCAGCGAATGCAAGAGCTGGAACAATTACTGAATCGCTATAACAAAGAATATTACGAAAATGATGAGCCGTCGGTTCCCGATGCTGAGTACGATAAACTATTTCGTGAATTGCAGGAACTGGAAAAGCAAAATCCAGACTTAAAAAGTAAGACGTCGCCAACGGCTAAAGTGGGCGGTAAGCCGTTAGCCAAATTTAATACGGTAAAACATGAAGTGCCGATGTTGTCTTTAGATAATGCGTTTTCTGCGGAAGAGTTTGCGGCATTCTCTAAGCGCATTGGGCAAAAGCTGGATGAAGTAACTAAAGTCACTTTCTGTTGCGAACCCAAGCTGGATGGTGCTGCAGTGAGTTTGCTGTATGAGTCAGGAATACTAGTGCGTGGCGCAACCCGTGGTGACGGTGAAAGTGGCGAGGACATTACTGAAAATGTCAAAACCATTCGCAACATTCCCCTCAAGTTAAAAGGCGATGTTCCTGACCGACTGGAAGTCAGAGGCGAGGTCGTAATGCCGATTGGCGCCTTTGATCGCTTTAACGACAAGGCGCGTCAACAGGGAGAGAAAGTATTTGCTAACCCAAGAAACGCGGCGGCGGGCAGTTTAAGACAACTGGACTCCCGAATAACTGCCAAGCGGCCTTTGCATTTTTACGCTTATAGCCTGGGGTTAGTGTCTGAACATACGGTACTGCCCGACAGTCATTATGAACGTCTGCAGCAATTAGCCGAATGGGGGCTTCCCGTTAACAGTGAAATTGAACGGGTAGACTCTGTTGAAGGTTGTGACAGTTACTATGAAAAAATTCTTGAGCGCAGAGATTCGCTGAATTACGACATTGATGGGGTGGTTTTTAAAATAGATACCATCGCACTGCAGGAAACGCTTGGCTTTGTTGCTAGAGCGCCTCGCTGGGCTATTGCCCGAAAATTCCCGGCACAAGAGCAACTGACGATTATTACTGGCGTCGACTTTCAGGTAGGACGTACTGGCGCAATTACACCAGTCGCTCGCTTGAAACCGGTAAGTGTGGGAGGTGTTACCGTATCGAATGCAACCCTGCATAACGCCGATGAAATTGAGCGCTTGGGTGTGCAAATTGGGGACACAGTGAGTATCAGGCGCGCCGGTGATGTCATTCCACAAGTCGTCAGTGTGTTAAAAGACAAGCGTCCGATGGATGCGCAGGACATTATTTTCCCGACACATTGTCCCGTGTGTGATTCTGACGTTGAGCGCATTGAGGGCGAGGCCGTAGCTCGTTGCAGTGGCGGACTCTATTGTGCGGCTCAACGCAAAGAAGCAATTAAGCACTTTGCCTCGCGTAAAGCCATGGATATCGACGGGTTAGGAGACAAACTGGTTGATGTCTTGGTTGAAAAGGGCTGGATAAAGTCCCCAGCTGACTTATACCGTTTGAGTAAAGCCGAGTTGGCCACCTTGCCAAGAATGGCGACTAAATCCGCTGAAAATCTAAAAAGCGCAATAGCAGCAACCAGAGAGACAACGTTGGCTCGCTTTCTCTATGCGTTAGGTATTAGAGAGGTAGGTGAAGCGACTGCAAAGGCCTTAGCCAGACACTTTAAAACCTTTGAGGCGATTCAGTCCGCTAGCAGTGAACAATTGCAGGAAGTCCCTGATGTTGGCACGGTCGTGGCTGAACACATTGTGCGCTTTTTCCGCGAACCGCATAACGAAAACGTCGTGAAAGAGCTACGTGAGTTTATTCATTGGCCAGAAGGCGAAGATGCGGGCGACATACAAAGCGACCGTTTAGCCGGAAATACTTACGTCATTACCGGTACGTTGTCGACAATGACCCGGGACGAAGCCAAACAGGCGCTAGAAGCGTTAGGAGCGAAAGTCAGTGGGAGTGTGTCTAAGAAAACAACCGCGCTAATTGCCGGAGAAAGCGCCGGTTCAAAACTGACGAAAGCCCAGTCGCTTGGGCTTTCGATACTGTCCGAAGACGAACTAAAAGAGCTGTTAAAGAGTTAG
- a CDS encoding lytic transglycosylase: protein MVINKSSKTWLKLSVLTSAIALSGCQSTGLFFAEKQQETNHEKPSLELTPVPEEVVADTQTTTKKKPEPVQLTPQEQEDLWQRVRQQLVFDVPNVQRVQSQRNWYASHPEYLDRVAKRAEPYLHLIVEELERREMPVDLALLPIVESAFDPFAYSHGSASGVWQFIPGTARQYGLDINWWYDGRRDVYAATHAALDYLEALHRYFDGNWMHALAAYNSGEGRVGNAIRRNKQAGKPTDFWSLDLPRETRAYVPKLLALADILANSEKYGITWYPIENQPMLEIVEAPAQIDLALAAEMAELSLEELHQFNSGYNRWATAPDGPHRFLLPASNAELFSQALKETEPKDWLTWTRHKVKSGESLLTISKKYNTSVDVIQQLNDISSHIIRAGEHLLVPVATLGEESYTLSQDQRRENRQDQKRDGKRIDYIVQSGDTLWDISRAYDVNLRDLARWNSMAPGDYLRPGQELVVWTEAEPSSVVRSSVNSIIRTVNYRVRSGDSLARIANKFNVTIRQIEQWNNIQRNRYLQPGQMLRLKVDVTEVSS from the coding sequence ATGGTAATCAATAAAAGCAGCAAAACTTGGCTAAAGTTGAGTGTACTGACCAGCGCTATCGCTCTCTCAGGGTGCCAAAGCACTGGTCTTTTCTTTGCTGAGAAACAGCAAGAAACTAACCATGAAAAGCCCTCTTTAGAGTTAACTCCGGTACCTGAAGAAGTCGTTGCCGATACCCAAACAACAACGAAGAAAAAGCCTGAACCGGTTCAATTAACACCGCAAGAACAAGAAGACTTATGGCAGCGTGTTCGTCAGCAGCTGGTCTTTGACGTACCAAATGTGCAGCGAGTCCAAAGTCAACGAAATTGGTACGCCAGTCACCCTGAATATTTAGACCGGGTTGCTAAACGCGCAGAGCCTTATTTGCATTTAATTGTCGAAGAGTTAGAGCGCCGTGAAATGCCGGTCGACCTCGCGTTACTACCTATTGTCGAAAGTGCGTTTGACCCATTCGCCTACTCTCACGGCAGTGCGTCGGGAGTTTGGCAGTTTATCCCCGGTACAGCCCGTCAATATGGATTAGATATCAACTGGTGGTACGACGGTCGCCGCGATGTCTACGCAGCGACGCATGCCGCGCTGGATTATTTAGAGGCCCTGCACCGTTACTTCGACGGCAACTGGATGCACGCGTTGGCAGCCTATAATTCCGGCGAAGGTCGTGTTGGAAATGCAATTCGCAGAAACAAACAAGCCGGTAAACCAACCGATTTTTGGAGCCTGGACTTACCGCGTGAAACGCGCGCTTATGTTCCTAAATTATTGGCGTTGGCTGATATCCTTGCCAATAGCGAGAAGTACGGTATTACCTGGTACCCAATTGAAAATCAGCCCATGCTTGAAATTGTCGAAGCACCAGCACAAATCGACTTAGCCTTAGCGGCTGAAATGGCTGAGTTATCACTTGAGGAACTGCATCAGTTTAATTCTGGTTATAACCGCTGGGCGACGGCACCCGATGGCCCTCACCGCTTTTTATTGCCGGCAAGCAATGCGGAGCTATTCAGTCAGGCGTTGAAAGAAACCGAGCCTAAAGACTGGCTAACCTGGACGCGCCACAAGGTGAAGTCAGGAGAGAGCTTGCTAACGATATCAAAAAAATACAATACGTCCGTTGATGTCATCCAGCAGCTTAATGACATTAGCAGTCACATCATTCGCGCTGGTGAGCACCTGCTGGTGCCCGTTGCCACTCTAGGTGAAGAAAGTTACACATTGTCGCAAGATCAGCGCCGCGAAAACCGCCAAGATCAAAAACGCGACGGTAAACGTATTGATTATATCGTCCAGTCGGGCGACACTCTGTGGGATATCAGCCGTGCTTACGATGTCAATTTAAGGGACTTGGCCCGCTGGAATTCGATGGCGCCCGGCGACTACTTAAGACCTGGTCAAGAGCTTGTTGTTTGGACCGAAGCTGAGCCTTCTTCTGTTGTTCGCAGTAGTGTTAACAGCATTATTCGGACAGTGAATTACCGTGTACGGTCAGGAGATTCTCTTGCAAGGATAGCTAATAAATTTAACGTGACCATTCGCCAAATTGAGCAATGGAATAACATTCAACGCAACCGTTACCTGCAACCTGGACAGATGCTGCGACTGAAAGTAGATGTAACCGAGGTGAGTAGTTGA
- the gloB gene encoding hydroxyacylglutathione hydrolase has product MRVHPICAFDDNYIWAIETNTNDGVIIVDPGESSPVFEWLKENSKTITAIFVTHHHYDHTGGIADLLKEYACPVIGPHNPEIKAITQPVQEGERFSMAGVEWEVMETPGHTLDHISFYTPGFLFCGDTLFSGGCGRMFEGTPEQFSRSLLKLRQLPGDTRVFCAHEYTQANLAFAQKVEPNNATLKSYAEKVKMLREQNEITLPSTLQLELAINPFLRFDQKTVIEAASEYSGSVKNAPEDVFYTIRQWKDNG; this is encoded by the coding sequence ATGCGAGTTCACCCTATTTGTGCGTTTGACGACAATTACATTTGGGCTATTGAGACAAACACAAACGATGGCGTCATTATTGTTGATCCCGGCGAGTCCTCTCCCGTTTTTGAATGGCTGAAAGAAAATAGTAAAACCATTACCGCTATTTTTGTCACGCACCATCACTATGATCATACTGGCGGTATTGCTGACTTGCTCAAAGAATACGCATGTCCGGTTATTGGCCCACACAACCCCGAGATAAAAGCCATTACCCAGCCGGTCCAAGAAGGTGAGCGCTTTTCAATGGCTGGCGTTGAATGGGAAGTCATGGAAACTCCAGGACACACACTTGATCACATTAGTTTTTACACGCCCGGATTTCTGTTCTGTGGGGACACGCTATTTTCCGGTGGCTGTGGACGTATGTTTGAGGGAACACCAGAGCAATTTAGTCGATCGTTACTTAAGCTTCGTCAACTTCCCGGGGATACTCGGGTGTTTTGCGCACATGAATACACACAAGCCAACTTAGCCTTTGCGCAAAAAGTAGAACCTAATAACGCGACACTGAAGAGTTATGCCGAAAAGGTCAAAATGCTACGCGAACAAAATGAAATTACTCTGCCGAGCACACTACAACTGGAGCTTGCGATAAATCCGTTCCTTCGGTTTGATCAAAAAACGGTGATAGAAGCGGCATCTGAATACTCCGGAAGTGTAAAAAATGCCCCTGAGGACGTTTTTTACACTATTAGACAGTGGAAAGATAACGGCTGA
- a CDS encoding methyltransferase domain-containing protein has protein sequence MFIKPAYSKVPLKTPTQWSSLACGDFIKSQTREVMRRYERKMKPGCQVIVGHLGAELQQEEPMERVSVAPSGQADMLGILTELPIKTDSVDTLISPFTLEFHQHPHQLLREYTRVLDDDGVLVLMGFNPLSPAVVSGFFLRHVKPFPWCGRYFSIARMKDWLALLGFDVKYSEYFVPHLLHKAEFQGHDWSSALCEKVKPFSAAYLLVATKQTLIGRINSVSTRRKISLSGRRPATAMTSDSFKLDKSKR, from the coding sequence GTGTTTATTAAACCGGCATATTCTAAGGTTCCGTTAAAGACACCTACACAGTGGAGCAGTCTGGCTTGCGGAGACTTCATTAAGTCTCAAACTCGTGAGGTTATGCGCCGTTATGAGCGTAAGATGAAGCCCGGTTGCCAGGTCATTGTCGGTCATTTGGGGGCGGAGCTTCAGCAAGAAGAGCCTATGGAGAGGGTTTCAGTTGCACCATCGGGACAGGCGGATATGTTAGGAATACTGACCGAGTTGCCAATAAAAACCGACAGTGTTGACACTTTAATTAGTCCTTTTACCCTTGAATTCCATCAACATCCCCATCAACTTTTAAGAGAGTACACACGGGTTCTGGATGACGATGGTGTCTTGGTATTAATGGGATTTAACCCACTAAGTCCAGCGGTGGTAAGCGGTTTTTTCTTACGCCATGTAAAACCATTTCCCTGGTGCGGACGTTATTTTTCAATAGCAAGAATGAAAGACTGGCTGGCGCTATTGGGGTTCGACGTAAAATACAGCGAGTATTTCGTCCCGCATTTGTTGCATAAAGCTGAATTTCAAGGACACGACTGGTCCAGTGCACTCTGTGAAAAAGTTAAACCGTTTAGTGCAGCGTATTTATTAGTGGCAACCAAGCAGACATTGATTGGTCGAATTAACTCAGTATCAACACGACGAAAGATCAGCCTGTCAGGGCGACGGCCAGCAACAGCAATGACATCGGACAGTTTTAAATTAGATAAGTCGAAGAGGTAA
- a CDS encoding rhodanese-like domain-containing protein: MITAKELCGKAKANVKEANTEELQKAIEQGARVIDVREPAEYSQGHIREAVNMPRGVLEMQLNQHPDVAGYDDALERISQKPLYLICKTGGRSALAAESLERMGFNNVYSVDGGMTAWQEEKRPVVAGE; this comes from the coding sequence ATGATTACAGCAAAAGAATTATGTGGAAAAGCGAAAGCAAACGTAAAGGAAGCGAATACGGAAGAACTTCAAAAAGCGATAGAGCAGGGCGCCAGAGTGATTGATGTGCGCGAACCGGCGGAATACAGTCAGGGTCACATTCGCGAAGCGGTGAATATGCCGCGCGGCGTGTTGGAAATGCAGCTGAATCAACACCCCGACGTTGCTGGGTACGATGATGCATTAGAGCGTATCTCGCAAAAGCCCCTGTATCTTATCTGCAAAACCGGAGGGCGTTCGGCGCTAGCTGCTGAAAGCCTTGAGCGTATGGGCTTTAATAATGTTTATAGCGTTGATGGCGGCATGACGGCATGGCAGGAAGAAAAGCGCCCAGTCGTGGCGGGTGAGTAA
- the rnhA gene encoding ribonuclease HI, translated as MPNSKTVHIYTDGSCLGNPGPGGYGIVMEYGSHHKEMSQGYQLTTNNRMEMLATIVALKALKRSCEIVLSTDSQYVKQGIEQWMTKWRKNGWKTAAKKPVKNQDLWVQLDEQVRNHKIKWQWVKGHSGHPQNERCDELARDAASREPLLEDTGFTLE; from the coding sequence ATGCCCAACTCAAAAACTGTTCACATCTATACTGACGGCTCATGCCTTGGCAATCCGGGGCCAGGGGGGTATGGCATTGTTATGGAATATGGTTCTCACCATAAAGAAATGAGTCAGGGCTATCAGTTAACCACGAATAACCGTATGGAAATGCTGGCAACCATTGTTGCGCTAAAAGCGTTAAAACGCTCGTGCGAGATTGTCCTTTCGACAGACAGCCAATACGTTAAACAAGGCATTGAACAGTGGATGACCAAGTGGCGCAAAAACGGTTGGAAAACAGCCGCAAAGAAGCCGGTCAAAAACCAGGATCTCTGGGTGCAGTTAGACGAGCAAGTTCGCAATCATAAAATAAAATGGCAATGGGTAAAGGGTCATTCCGGACACCCTCAAAATGAACGTTGCGATGAGCTGGCCCGCGACGCTGCCAGTCGCGAGCCTTTGCTCGAAGATACCGGGTTTACACTTGAATAG
- the dnaQ gene encoding DNA polymerase III subunit epsilon — MRQVVLDTETTGIDPQKGHRIIEIGCVELIDRKLTGNHFHVYINPERVVEEEAIKIHGITNDFLIDKPVFAQVCDDFIEFIKGAQLVIHNAPFDVGHMDAEFSRMKPFPGLTSDFSTVLDTLQLAREMRPGQKNNLDALCRAYDVDNSSRELHGALLDAEILADVYLMMTGGQRALNLSENKKSASGVAGEIQHQAIENRPQLKVLRASADEEVLHQQRLDKVKEEGGRCLWLDS, encoded by the coding sequence ATGCGTCAGGTCGTTTTAGATACGGAAACCACGGGCATAGACCCTCAGAAAGGGCACAGAATAATTGAAATAGGCTGTGTTGAGCTTATTGATCGGAAGCTCACCGGGAATCACTTTCATGTGTACATCAACCCTGAGCGAGTGGTGGAAGAAGAAGCCATAAAAATTCATGGTATTACTAACGATTTCTTGATCGATAAACCGGTATTTGCTCAGGTTTGTGACGACTTTATTGAGTTTATTAAAGGCGCTCAGCTGGTGATTCACAATGCACCGTTCGACGTCGGCCATATGGACGCTGAGTTTTCGAGAATGAAGCCTTTCCCGGGTCTGACCAGCGATTTCAGTACCGTACTGGATACTTTGCAGCTCGCCCGGGAAATGCGGCCGGGTCAAAAGAACAACCTGGACGCTTTGTGTCGTGCTTATGATGTCGACAATTCGTCGCGTGAGCTGCACGGGGCCCTACTCGATGCGGAAATACTGGCTGACGTTTACTTAATGATGACCGGTGGGCAAAGAGCCCTCAACTTGTCAGAAAACAAAAAGTCCGCGTCGGGTGTTGCCGGTGAAATACAGCATCAGGCCATTGAAAACCGTCCACAATTAAAGGTTTTGCGTGCATCAGCCGATGAAGAAGTATTACATCAACAACGGCTTGATAAAGTTAAAGAAGAGGGTGGGCGCTGTTTGTGGCTAGATTCATAA